In Rhodamnia argentea isolate NSW1041297 chromosome 5, ASM2092103v1, whole genome shotgun sequence, the DNA window TATGATCTTTGGTGATACTAACGCACATTAATAACTAGACAAAAGAAACGAGAGAGAATCACCGGGATCGCGGTTGCTCATGGAATTTAATCACTAAGCTTAATTCACGGGTCCACCAAAAGTAGTTGAAGTTCTCACGGACTTCACTAAGAAAGCAAAATTGCTTTGTAAAGTCGattatttttgacaaaaaaaaagagaaggtcGATTACTTCTCTTTGTGGTCTTTGCTTATGTAACATCACTAAGCCCTCATTTGTTTTGAAGTATAAGCATACTGAAATGGAAATGGAgtatcccttctctttctttactaTGTTTTGTGACTTGAAATAAAGATGGAACAGGCGCTCGGTACACTTCCATTTCTTACGAAGATGGATAACACCATATCCTATCCGAGTTTCATAAAATTTACCAATGTTAAAGCATGCATTATAAAAtgatttcaaatttcgaaatgCTGCTTACACCTTCTGTAAGAATAGTTTATAACTGCATagtagtagtttttttttttttcacttaattcTTAAAACGGCGTAGAGATTAATTTCGGCGAGCCCCGCAATAACCACAGATAAAAACTACTTGCGGATTGAGTGTCATGCGAGGAAAGATGACTGATTCACACCGGAGTCAAAAACAAAACTTTCAAGTATAGAGAAGGTAGCGTACGCTTAACTGGATTAGCTAGAATTCACATAGGTAGAACATAATAGCGTGTGCTTCCCAAAGAATGTTCGAGCTTAAGAAGGGTTACAACTCGAAGGAGGATGTAAGAAAGTGAAACTATATGTGAAGTACAATAACACAACAGTAACCTAAGAGCTAGACCAAGACAAAATGTAATCACTCGACAAGCTAGACTAGCTCGCCTCCCTCCCAAACATAATACTATATTGTGGGAACAAACCTTTTCCAATCAAACTGTGCATGGTCCTCTAAACATCATTGCCATCTCCAAATGGGAAATTAGCAGAAATTATGGGAGCGCTTGATGAAGTTGAGAATGTTTCTAATTCCATCTCGGCTTTGTCATCATCAACTTGCTCATCCGGTGGGTAAATAAGCGGTTTTGGAGGCATTTGAATATTACCAATTTCTCCTTCAAGCATTTCTAAGACTTTGTTCATCGGGGGCCGATGGTTGGGGATCAATTGTATACACCAAAGTGCAACCATTATCATCTTTTTCATCAACTTCCTTTCCTCTTCTACAACTTCTTCCATGTCAATACTTTCTCCTTCATTGACTTTGTCGTACACCCACatcggaaaataaatttggctcGAGTGTTCTGCATTTGCATTAAGATTTTTCCTTCTACCTGCCATTTCCATGAGCAACATCCCGAAGCTATAGACATCCGCTTTATAAGACACACCACCGATGTTTTTGTAGAACAACTCGGGCGCCATATAACCCAAAGTTCCTCTTGCAGCATAGAATGAGACTATGCTATGATCGGTGGGGTAAAGTTTCGCGAGTCCAAAATCAGAAACTTTCGGAGTGAAATTCTTGTCTAAAAGAATATTGTGAGGTTTGATATCAAAGTGTAATATTTGCATGTCACACCCCCGATGTAAGTATTCAATCCCCTTTGCCACTCCAAGAGCAATCTCATATATTTTCTTGTAATCCAGAAGCTTATCACCATCCTCGGTGAAAATGTGCTTATCTAAAGATCCATTTGACATGAAATCATACACGAGAGCTTGTTTCGAGCCTTCAAAGCAAAAACCGGTGAGCTGCACCACATTACAATGGTGAATTCTCCCAATAGTAGCCACTTCACTAATGAAATCTTGGCCATGAGCCTTGgacttcttcaaaattttgataGCCACTTCGTTACCGCTCTCGAGCATTCCTTTGTACACAGAACCATACCCCCCTTCACCTAACTTGTGCTTAAAGTTTCTggtgattttcttaatattcgaGTAAGAGTACCTTATGGGCAAAAAGTTGTTATGAGCTTGCAAAAATTCTTCGATGTTATGGTCCATTGCTAAGTGCCGTCTTACGTACTTGTAGATCAGAAATATCGCGACAAACGGCATCCCGATCACGAACTTGGCTACACAGAAAAGCACTGAAGAAAATTTCGATATGttagagcaaaaaaaatttcataattattGTACGAATAAATAATTGCGGCTTACCTAACAGTATTGGAATATCCCAAGCTATCCAAACGGCAATATCACTTGGGACACCTGTGGAAGGAATGAATCaataatgtgaaaaagaaattgaaggaaaaaaaaattggaatgcaAAACACACGAGGAAACAGAGATGGAGCAAGCCACTCTGTCCAAAAGAATATGAGAAGTGTGATGCGTACATTTGTAAATAGATGGAAGGAATAAGCTTCAAAGGAAGGATTTGATATAAGAAACACATTTTGCATAATTAGCGGTCAACAAATCTAGAGAAACGGTGCgttttatttttaatgaaaataattttgttcATCCCATCGACACGTGGATACAATCTTTTAAGGATTGTTAACGAGTGTGTCTTGGATTATTAGTTAAGTGACTAATTAAAGaactaattaagaaaataaaaaaaatgcaaagtcTATGCCAACAAAAAACTAGTCATGTGGTTGGTCGCAcaagaatcatctttttttttttccttttttctttttacattggGAGATTTAGTCCTTTTGTTGAAAAAAGAATAATCTAGACACTTGTCTACATTGACGTACACCATCATCTATATTTTGACATCATTTTCTTGGACATTagatatttctttcattttccagtTTCGAAGCGAAAGTAGCAAGTGAAAGAGTGTGCAAAATCATGCAAAATTACGGTGAAAGTTCATTACCGATCGATACTTACCGCCAAAGTAGAGCATGGATCTGCAAACCTGACCTCCGGAATCAAAGTAGTTATAGACATGAAAGTAGCCATACAAATCAAAGTAGCAAAAGGAAATAGGCTTCAATGTAGAAACTGGACCAAAGTAGAGAGTAAATCCATCGGCCATGCTGCTATGGATACGCTCGTAGTTGTAGGAGCTACTATTGATCTGCTCCTCCACCCCGAAAGAATCATATGATACCCACGTCCAGCTGCTAATGGTACAAAAATCCTCGACATCCGATCTTGTTGGGTCAATCAGAGCATACAAGTTCCAATTCGATGATCTGTTGGAAGAGTACGACCCCTCAATGCATGGACCGGTAGAGATATAGAATGGAGAACTAACCGGCTTTGAGCGGTTTACAATGACCACAGTACGATGGGTAAACCAGTAGTATGGGTTGATTGGATCGGAATGATTGTCGAAATTATACAGAGCCCATGAATGACGTGGGAGAGATGAGCAATTATCCTCTTGCAGCCCATCGTCAACCAATCTAATTTCGTAGGCGAAATAATTGATAGATTGCACATAAAATCGGCCATCATGGAAATGCATAACAGTGCGATTATTTTCACAAACCAGCTCTTTATTGCGGTCACCGCATCCCTCCGGATCATTGTTCAGTCGGAACGGATGACTTATGTTGCGAATATCAGCACAGGAAGAAGCGATGCACCGCGGATTACTTGACCGGGCATCGCTAGTCATCGCCTGCAGTAGAACAAGAATGAGGAGCAACAGTGGATGGATATTCATGGAGCTGGGAGGATTACACATGACTCTTTTCGACAATGGGAATAAGAGAAATTGGTAAACAATCGCTTGGTGCTGGTGGAGGAGGCACGATATAAAAGGATTGAAAAACAGATTGGATGAACCTCGACCGTCGATTGATTGGAGACTTGGAGTCGCCTCGTCCGATAGAAATGCCCGAGTCAGTCAACGTAAGAAATGCATGgaagttgataaattaaaagagGTGGGCCCAAACTCAAACTGATGTTCCCATTATTGGTAGAGTCATGTCCAACCCTAATCGAGCTGACCTACATACGCGGCGCATCTTGGAAACTTACGCCCATTGGAGGAGAGGCTTAACAAGATAAAAAGATTGAAACAAGATGGGACGATCCTTGTTTGACTGGAGACTTTGGAGTCCCCTTGTACTATAGAGAAGCACAAAGTCGGTCAACGGAGTAAACGCATGCAAGTCAAGAAATTAAAGAGGTGGACCCACCCAAACTGAGTGGAGGTTCCCAATTTGACCTTTCCTCCTCCGCCTTTTCCACGCTATTGTTGGGTCCCACATCTCTGcttttctccttattttcttcttcgtttGTTTCTCCTCCATATTTGTTAAATTAAGGCGCAAATTTTTGACGTAATTCTAATTCCTTAGGCGGTCGAATCACTTAATAAAACGGgctattttctcattttcattcTCGAAAGATACTTAATAATTCATAATCAAATACATTTTGAGGTACGTCGTTGTGATGCTTTGAGGCATAACGGTTCGAGTGGCAAATCTGTTTCAAATGTGATAAGTATGTTCTTCTTATTGGCTCTATATTAATTTGCTGAAGTTCATAACAAGTTATGGTGTTTATAACTAAATCGCTAGGAACATCGTGCCCAGGATACGATAGACATTCCGGTGAAGCTCGGCCATTCCATAACCGATGCAGTTCAGCGGATTTATTCAACAAGCCACTAAATTATTGCTCCATGCATTCTACTTTTCACGTTCGAGAACTTGCAAAGAATGTGCAATTCCGTGAAAGCAGAGGATGACAGGTATCCTCTGCTTTGACAAGACCACACTATAGGGAAGAGGTAGCATCAACCGTGCACGAATCGTGTGTAGCCTTTGGACTTTTGTCGTGTTTAGCATCTCATGGTCCTATTGCCTTAGAATGGTAGCTCTTCTTTTCCAGAGCCAATGCGTGACCAAGGAGTTACCATCAACAACTCACACCCTCTTGAGTGGACGCTGATAATGAATTAATCTCCTAATCAATAGAATTGTACTAAAAACAGAGGCACCATATTAGATAGATATCATGAATGAATTACCTGCTTGTGCACATTATCCGAATAAGTCATGGCATTGGTAATAATCTAGCTTCTTGACATATCGTCTTCATAAATTCCCAAGAATGATTGCTAGCATGGAAATCTTTATGCCataatttataaaaagaatCTATTGGCATTTATGAAGATTTCCTATCTTGTCTAACAAAAGCAAAGAATCCAATACGTGGATACCAAAAAGGAAATGAGTTCATTACTGAAAATCATCAAAGGAAGTTGATTGTAAACCTACGCAAATATCAAAATTAGCCCGTTTAATCTGCGAATCGAAGGAAGGTACGTACACGATATACTTCTTACTTTTGCAAAGATTATTATCTATTTTACAAGAATTTTGCAGGTTGTAAAAAAATCTTTCGATATGAAGTTCTGAAAGTTTGATCTGAAAATTGTGAAAACTCTACACTAATTTTGAAGGATCGAAAGCTCTTCTCTTTGCACAAAATTCTCACAAATTTCTTGATGGCATCTCGAAATATTTTGAACAAGTCCTTAATGGATCGGATAAATGGTTGAGTAGCTTCCcattgaaatatttgatatttttatgcTATTCAATTCATTCGAAAGCAAGGGTGTCATACATTACATGAGACATTACATCTTTAATAGAAAATTTGTGCAGAAAGTTTGTTGAGTTTATGCAGATTATATTTGAGATGAGCTTGATGAAGAAAACAATACTGTTTCTCGAATCATATAAGTAAACGAATGTTGAGGATGACTTGACCCCAACGTTTTCAATTGCACATGAGTCAGCATCTGATGTACTTGAACTACatctgagcatcattccaaTAGTTGTTCATACTTATGGGGAGTTAGAAAAAGTGCAGAAGTATGACATTCTTGAGGATGTTGCTACTCCaaagaaactaaagaaaattattCTATTCAAGGTGCACAAGCCACGACAAGAGCATTCAGAACAGCTGTTTTGATGACAGGGAGAGAAAGTTAAGTTCTGAGGGGAAGAATCACTTCAAAGAAGCAACAAATTGAGGGGAGCATGGATTGAGTATCGGAAAATCTTGCTAAACATCAGTAAATTTTTGCCTGATCTCGATCACTGTTTtgacaagggaagaaaaataaacgtGTGCTAGAACTTGGTAAGTTCTACATAATCCGGTTAGCACATCTTCCATTTCCCTTACTTTTTGTCATTAACAAATCTTAGATCTATATTATCGttttattatgacaaaaaaGAAGTGAAATTTATCTGTGCTCattgataaatgttcaatgaCGTGATTTTCATTCATATAAATATTGGCTTGATCATTATCCTTGTGctgacaaaaaaaagggagaaagatACTGGATCATATTATTATACTTTGTCGCTAAACATATGCTTCTCGCAAAATCAAGTATGGTAAAATATATTTCCAGGTACATGTTCTAAATAATACAAGTTCTGAGGttcgaaattaaacctatcgATTAGAACAAATGATACAGGTTCTGAAGGTTACATGTTTTGAATGATacttgctaacctttttgattgATTCAGAATATGAGCTACATTGCACATCTTTTATGTTTTGCGAAGCAACCCAAGATTGTGTTTCATGCCATATaatttgtcgcgaccctcccggaaatttcttCCCGGATtgcgagagggttaacgagccgatccttcggACCCCGGTTGACAGCGGaatctttaggatcgcgggccTCTTCCAAGGcctattactcgaatcgcgatgtggggaaaattttatcaaatatcgggatcgaccttagtgtagtcgggtgacatgtgcaatgtgtacatgcattcggagtcgccaccgatcaatttattggagggtatgatcgggtaccctaccgagcggtcgggagaaaccgttcggttctgcgagaaccggagatttgggtccggggacttggttaagccgagatttacatcgacgccttTTCGgctaccgatgttgagtgattttctaacctatgaatttatgcagatgaaatttcaagtgaggtaggttctaacgatcctaaggtatcatgcagatgggaattttttaccctatcaatcacaatcagaaatttaatgcgcaatcaaaacaatcatagACAAATCAGACATTCAATCAAGTGaacgagtctaatatggccctaccGGCCCacagaaatgtcaaatttgggtttcggggtggttcggaaaaatttggggcggaaggcccggaagggtagaacggtcatttttggggatcgggacccaaaaatcacaaaattggggtcggaccaattgaatgtgaccatttcccattttttgtgattttctagaatttttctaatttttctaattttttggaattttcaattattttctaaaaaattggaattttccggatcgatattgatcgaccctcgaagcctaaaaaattctcgatccggactataagagtcccgaatcgacctaagtatttttagaaattttttggaaaaatctgggaatttttatgaattttctatgaattgttgaatttttttagaaatttttatgcattttttttattgttttttattaatattttcggatcggatcaaaccggtcaacgaccggtcaacctggtccgGACCGCTCATGAACCGGTCGAGcatcaaaacggcaccgtattctatttttctatttatattcgattttctaaaattaatttctaatatccgaatatatgcaaaaggaatgaacggctgagatcaatcttggaattaATCTCAGCCATCGACTCTTCCTTAGtcaaacgacgacgcttcggtcTACCCgcaccaaaacgacgccgcgctTGTTAAtcaacggacggccacgattaatcctaaggttcgatctgagccgttcatgcCCTCGGCCcgcgaaacgacgacgcatttgttTTGGGCgtttaaacgacgtcgcccaactaatcaaatgaacggctgc includes these proteins:
- the LOC125315216 gene encoding PR5-like receptor kinase; translated protein: MAPELFYKNIGGVSYKADVYSFGMLLMEMAGRRKNLNANAEHSSQIYFPMWVYDKVNEGESIDMEEVVEEERKLMKKMIMVALWCIQLIPNHRPPMNKVLEMLEGEIGNIQMPPKPLIYPPDEQVDDDKAEMELETFSTSSSAPIISANFPFGDGNDV